A single window of Chloracidobacterium sp. DNA harbors:
- a CDS encoding metal-binding protein codes for MPSGSKHDAITVILSVPATVITYMAVGKPIAAATVGAAFLFGGLMFGPDLDTISRPYSRWSVFRIIWFPYRHFFKHRSRFSHGLLFGALFRVIYFLGVATILAYLAALIRNGIAGDGMPDVAGLARAWGTIRDVIRSYLGETFLLFAFLGLWLGAASHTLTDIAGTFIKTGRREKFF; via the coding sequence ATGCCAAGCGGATCAAAACACGACGCGATCACAGTGATACTGTCAGTACCGGCGACCGTGATCACATATATGGCGGTCGGTAAGCCGATAGCGGCGGCGACAGTCGGTGCGGCTTTCTTGTTTGGCGGCCTGATGTTCGGGCCCGACCTCGACACGATCTCGCGTCCGTATTCACGCTGGTCAGTCTTTCGGATTATATGGTTTCCGTACCGTCATTTCTTCAAGCACCGCTCTCGCTTTTCGCACGGGCTGTTATTTGGAGCATTGTTTCGGGTTATCTATTTTCTCGGGGTGGCAACGATACTTGCGTATCTGGCCGCCTTGATACGAAACGGTATTGCCGGCGATGGTATGCCCGACGTCGCCGGCCTCGCCCGGGCTTGGGGCACGATCCGCGACGTCATACGCAGCTATCTGGGTGAAACTTTTCTATTATTTGCGTTTTTGGGCCTATGGCTCGGTGCGGCGAGCCATACTCTGACCGATATAGCCGGTACATTTATCAAGACCGGCCGGCGTGAGAAGTTTTTCTAA